The following proteins come from a genomic window of Kitasatospora sp. NBC_01246:
- a CDS encoding GntR family transcriptional regulator, with amino-acid sequence MEETPGPAVSTGPGAPIRSGIPDHGRVPKYYAVKGRLEELLDELGEGGVLPTERDLAARFEVARETLRQALRDLLIQGRVRRRGRSTVVAGPKLEQPLSLASYTEGVRRQGRLPGRNLIGLERFAADPLLAGQLAVAVGEQVWHLERVLLADGERVGLESTYLAVARVPALDREFDPGASFYAFLREKAGIEFGGADERIETVLASPREALLIGTPPALPMLLLHRLTRDADGVPLERVRSLYRGDRFSFTTRLEAD; translated from the coding sequence ATGGAAGAGACTCCCGGGCCGGCCGTCTCGACCGGTCCCGGCGCGCCGATCAGGTCGGGCATCCCCGACCACGGTCGGGTGCCCAAGTACTACGCCGTCAAGGGCCGACTGGAGGAGTTGCTGGACGAGCTCGGCGAGGGCGGCGTGCTGCCGACCGAGCGCGATCTCGCGGCCCGATTCGAGGTGGCCCGGGAGACCCTCCGCCAGGCACTGCGCGATCTGCTGATCCAGGGCCGGGTCCGCCGCCGCGGCCGCAGCACGGTGGTCGCCGGGCCGAAGCTGGAGCAGCCGCTCTCGCTGGCCAGCTACACCGAGGGCGTCCGCCGCCAGGGGCGGCTGCCCGGCCGCAACCTGATCGGGCTGGAGCGGTTCGCCGCCGATCCGCTGCTCGCCGGGCAACTGGCCGTCGCGGTGGGGGAGCAGGTCTGGCACCTGGAGCGGGTGCTGCTCGCGGACGGCGAGCGGGTCGGCCTGGAGAGCACCTACCTGGCGGTGGCCCGGGTGCCCGCGCTGGACCGGGAGTTCGACCCCGGGGCGTCCTTCTACGCCTTCCTCCGGGAGAAGGCCGGCATCGAGTTCGGCGGGGCCGACGAGCGGATCGAGACGGTGCTCGCCTCCCCGCGCGAGGCGCTGCTGATCGGCACCCCGCCCGCCCTGCCGATGCTGCTGCTCCACCGGCTCACCAGGGACGCGGACGGCGTGCCGCTGGAGCGGGTCCGCTCGCTCTACCGGGGCGACCGGTTCAGCTTCACCACCCGGCTGGAAGCCGACTGA
- a CDS encoding glycoside hydrolase family 19 protein, whose translation MSTKRLLALLSALVTALAVFLLLPASAANAAACATPWNASTAYTGGAAVSYNGHNWSAKWWTQNETPSTAGTGVWADQGSCGGSTDPTPTPGGCVYPDWVAGRAYTTGAIVRYTNGGYYRATHDNPGYDPVISTWYWEPYSCGPTTPTTPNPGGFPVSQAQFNQMFPNRNSFYTYQGLLDALSAYPAFANTGGDTVRKQEAAAFLANVNHETGGLVYVVEQNTANYPHYCDSSQPYGCPAGQAAYYGRGPIQLSWNFNYKAAGDALGIDLLHNPGLVQTDPAVAWKTALWYWNTQTGPGTMTPHNAMVNGAGFGETIRSINGSLECNGGNPAQVQSRINAYQSFTQILGTVPGPNLGC comes from the coding sequence GTGTCAACGAAACGCCTGCTCGCACTGCTGTCCGCGCTGGTCACGGCGCTGGCCGTGTTCCTGCTGCTGCCCGCCTCGGCGGCCAACGCGGCCGCCTGCGCCACGCCGTGGAACGCGTCCACCGCGTACACCGGCGGCGCGGCCGTCTCCTACAACGGGCACAACTGGTCCGCCAAGTGGTGGACCCAGAACGAGACCCCGAGCACCGCCGGCACCGGCGTCTGGGCCGACCAGGGCTCCTGCGGCGGGTCGACCGACCCGACGCCGACCCCCGGCGGCTGCGTCTACCCGGACTGGGTCGCCGGACGCGCGTACACCACCGGCGCGATCGTCCGCTACACCAACGGCGGGTACTACCGGGCCACCCACGACAACCCGGGCTACGACCCGGTGATCAGCACCTGGTACTGGGAGCCGTACAGCTGCGGCCCGACCACCCCCACCACCCCGAACCCCGGCGGGTTCCCGGTCAGCCAGGCGCAGTTCAACCAGATGTTCCCGAACCGGAACTCCTTCTACACCTACCAGGGGCTGCTCGACGCGCTCAGCGCCTACCCGGCCTTCGCGAACACCGGCGGCGACACCGTCCGCAAGCAGGAGGCCGCGGCCTTCCTCGCCAACGTGAACCACGAGACCGGCGGGCTGGTCTACGTGGTCGAGCAGAACACGGCCAACTACCCCCACTACTGCGACAGCTCGCAGCCGTACGGGTGCCCGGCCGGGCAGGCCGCGTACTACGGGCGCGGTCCGATCCAGCTGAGCTGGAACTTCAACTACAAGGCCGCCGGCGACGCCCTGGGCATCGACCTGCTGCACAACCCCGGCCTGGTGCAGACCGACCCGGCGGTGGCCTGGAAGACCGCCCTCTGGTACTGGAACACCCAGACCGGCCCGGGCACCATGACCCCGCACAACGCCATGGTCAACGGGGCCGGCTTCGGCGAGACGATCCGCAGCATCAACGGCTCGCTGGAGTGCAACGGCGGCAACCCGGCGCAGGTGCAGAGCCGGATCAACGCCTACCAGTCCTTCACCCAGATCCTCGGCACCGTCCCGGGCCCGAACCTGGGCTGCTGA
- a CDS encoding serine hydrolase domain-containing protein — translation MNDLGSLVQQTADRLATQQVGVVVAGLAGGAVEIRGAGSTAAGRPGDVPGPRTVFEIGSVTKVFTSLALARMALDGSTALDEPLADVLAGALPAGVSVPARRGRPIALRHLATHTSGLPRLPAGMLLPALLRPNKPDPYRDCTSDMLLAGLARTRPRAAPGRGFRYSNLGAGLLGLALAHRAGTGYEELVTREVCEPLGLTDTVIRVDGERAGRLAQGHTPGRRPVPGWQLADLAGAGGLRSTAADLAVLLRAQLACGTDGGEPLAPAIALTREVEHRVNPFAWVHLGWLGHRLHPRQGGHLQIWHNGGTGGFRSFVAFDPEKQVGVIALANTRRSVDPGGIALLRTLQSRYPEAAA, via the coding sequence ATGAACGACCTTGGCAGCCTTGTCCAACAGACCGCCGACCGGCTCGCGACCCAGCAGGTCGGCGTGGTGGTCGCCGGCCTGGCCGGCGGCGCGGTGGAGATCCGGGGCGCCGGGAGCACCGCCGCCGGCCGGCCCGGTGACGTGCCCGGCCCGCGGACGGTCTTCGAAATCGGTTCGGTGACCAAGGTGTTCACCTCGCTCGCGCTGGCCCGAATGGCGCTCGACGGCTCGACGGCGCTCGACGAACCGCTGGCGGACGTCCTGGCGGGCGCCCTGCCGGCCGGGGTGAGCGTGCCGGCCAGGCGCGGCAGGCCGATCGCGCTGCGGCACCTCGCCACCCACACCTCCGGCCTGCCCCGGCTGCCCGCCGGGATGCTGCTGCCCGCACTGCTCCGCCCGAACAAGCCGGACCCGTACCGCGACTGCACCTCCGACATGCTGCTCGCCGGGCTCGCCCGGACCAGACCCCGGGCCGCTCCCGGGCGGGGCTTCCGCTACTCCAACCTCGGCGCCGGGCTGCTCGGCCTGGCGCTGGCCCACCGGGCCGGCACGGGGTACGAGGAGCTGGTGACCCGGGAGGTCTGCGAACCGCTCGGGCTCACCGACACGGTGATCCGCGTCGACGGGGAGCGGGCCGGCCGGCTCGCCCAGGGCCACACGCCCGGGCGCCGACCGGTGCCCGGCTGGCAGCTGGCCGACCTCGCCGGCGCCGGCGGGCTACGCTCGACCGCCGCCGACCTGGCGGTACTGCTCCGGGCCCAGCTGGCCTGCGGCACGGACGGCGGCGAGCCACTGGCGCCGGCGATCGCCCTCACCCGGGAGGTGGAGCACCGGGTCAACCCGTTCGCCTGGGTGCACCTCGGCTGGCTCGGCCACCGGCTGCACCCCCGCCAGGGCGGCCACCTGCAGATCTGGCACAACGGCGGGACGGGCGGCTTCCGCTCCTTCGTCGCCTTCGACCCCGAGAAGCAGGTGGGCGTGATCGCCCTGGCCAACACCCGCCGCTCGGTCGATCCGGGCGGCATAGCCCTGCTGCGGACCCTGCAGAGCCGTTACCCGGAGGCCGCCGCCTGA
- a CDS encoding thiolase family protein has translation MRDAVIVEAVRTPIGKGKPGGALSAVHPVELLAHTLRTLVGRSGIDPALVDDVIGGCVDQVGEQAMNTTRYAWLAAGLPESVPATTVDRQCGSSQQAVHFAAQGVIAGAYDLVVACGVESMSRVPMWSNVPPGADPFSAAINARYPGGLIPQGVSAELIAAKWSVTREAMDAFALDSHAKAAHAHAAGWFEAELAPVPTPAGIVTRDESVRPGSTPEVLAGLRPSFTDPAMAERYPQIQWSVTPGNSSPINDGASAVLITSSETAARLGLRPLARLHSFAVTGSDPLLMLTGVLPATEKVLRRSGLSPADIDLFEVNEAFASVVLAWLQETGVDPAKVNVNGGAIALGHPLGASGTRLMTTLVHAMRRRGARYALQTMCEAGGLANATVLEALD, from the coding sequence ATGCGTGACGCCGTAATCGTCGAAGCTGTCCGCACCCCCATCGGCAAGGGCAAACCGGGGGGCGCGCTCTCCGCCGTCCACCCGGTGGAACTTCTCGCGCACACCCTCCGGACCCTGGTCGGACGCAGCGGGATCGACCCGGCCCTGGTCGACGACGTGATCGGCGGCTGCGTCGACCAGGTCGGCGAGCAGGCCATGAACACCACCCGCTACGCCTGGCTGGCGGCCGGCCTGCCGGAGTCCGTCCCGGCGACCACCGTGGACCGGCAGTGCGGCTCCTCCCAGCAGGCCGTCCACTTCGCCGCCCAGGGCGTGATCGCGGGCGCGTACGACCTGGTGGTGGCCTGCGGCGTCGAGTCGATGAGCCGGGTGCCGATGTGGTCCAACGTGCCGCCCGGCGCGGACCCGTTCAGCGCCGCGATCAACGCACGCTACCCCGGCGGGCTGATCCCGCAGGGCGTCAGCGCCGAGCTGATCGCCGCCAAGTGGTCCGTCACCCGGGAGGCGATGGACGCCTTCGCCCTCGACTCGCACGCCAAGGCCGCGCACGCCCACGCCGCCGGCTGGTTCGAGGCGGAGCTGGCCCCGGTGCCGACGCCCGCCGGGATCGTCACGAGGGACGAGTCGGTGCGTCCGGGCAGCACACCCGAGGTGCTCGCCGGACTGCGGCCCTCGTTCACCGACCCCGCCATGGCCGAGCGGTACCCGCAGATCCAGTGGTCGGTGACGCCCGGCAACAGCAGCCCGATCAACGACGGCGCCTCGGCGGTGCTGATCACCAGCAGCGAGACGGCCGCCCGGCTGGGCCTGCGCCCGCTGGCCCGGCTGCACTCCTTCGCGGTGACCGGTTCGGACCCGCTGCTGATGCTCACCGGCGTGCTCCCCGCCACCGAGAAGGTGCTGCGGCGGTCCGGGCTCTCGCCGGCGGACATCGACCTGTTCGAGGTGAACGAGGCGTTCGCCTCGGTGGTGCTGGCCTGGCTGCAGGAGACCGGGGTCGACCCGGCCAAGGTCAACGTGAACGGCGGCGCGATCGCGCTCGGCCACCCGCTCGGGGCGAGCGGCACCCGGCTGATGACCACCCTGGTGCACGCGATGCGCCGGCGCGGCGCGCGCTACGCCCTGCAGACCATGTGCGAGGCGGGCGGCCTGGCCAACGCCACCGTCCTGGAGGCGCTGGACTGA
- a CDS encoding SpoIIE family protein phosphatase, whose product MVPIATALIEADGRILHWSSDAEALLGYSAEEAIGSLAAQLLATDDQRPEVLELFQEIVDGRGWSGVFPVRHRDGHYVNLEFRTHPISGPGGSPLVLAVASDVTTLRRIQADLAVLDGFFTQSPVGMAVYDSRLAFVRLNDALARVNGLPAEAHLGHRLTELLPGINGAESEEVMRQVLESGDPVVDARSHGRTPGDPTHDHAWSASYFRLEDPGGEVLGVSSTLIDITERFRADARAARAQERLALLVDATASIGTTLDLRQTARELADAMVPRVADISGVFALEALVAGRTVEPLDPSVPHLVRRLALATTDPLYPAEALPVDSVYELSPDSPYGRALATGRTVVTPSWELPPLSSAITESRRQAYLGDRPRSVRITPLVARGTTLGMVVYSRRGEREAFAEADITLGDELASRAAVAIDNARLYLRQHQTVLARQQALREAKAAQERLALVNVASARIGTTLDLAQTAKELAEVATPRLADTVVVEVLDDLVRGEREVRAPADGSAVLRRMAFHSAHGSTLEPIDRTGGVQRFAPGSPYAWSLAHRKPVLVPRMDEEGMAWFADDPVRTAAAREQNVLSFMVVPLIARGSPVGVAAFYRTVVERPYEDDDLALAGELAVRAAVSIDNALLFTRERDAAAARQRALDEAWAAQQRLSLLNEASTRIGTTLDLHRTAEELVEVVIPRFADFVTVDLRDAVLGGEDPSPVPDDGSVLMRAVAVGEASPDGTMAAAADQVGATSQSAQVYAQSLRTGRSILVSEVDETALRGIVAAPDRVQPGLDAGVHSYLMVPLLARGMVLGGAEFLRTRNPVPYGPADRALAEELAARTALAMDNARLYRRERDTALTLQRSLLPQEIHRAIGLEIAYRYLPSSVVSEVGGDWFDIVPLSSGRVALVVGDVMGHGIRAAATMGQLRTVARTLITLDLDPERVMHRLDEATAEIGEGQFATCVCVIYDPVDRRCTAACAGHLPPVVADADGRAQLVELPPGAPLGVGGVPFESIEFTLPEDGILALYTDGLVERRGRDLDEGLDLLCRTVGDRHRTLEQTCDAVLAQLTGRTSEDDIAIILAQARPTGTDRIATLSLSDDHAMVAHSRRFTRETLTGWGLGALADWTELLTSELITNALVHAGSPVQLRLFHNRVLTVEVADRDSESPRIRRAQEEDEGGRGMHLVNELAHRWGTRRTREGKVVWFELELPPGSRPW is encoded by the coding sequence ATGGTCCCGATCGCGACCGCCCTGATCGAGGCGGACGGGCGGATCCTGCACTGGAGCAGTGACGCCGAGGCGTTGCTCGGTTACAGCGCCGAGGAGGCCATCGGTTCGCTGGCCGCGCAGCTGCTGGCCACCGACGACCAGCGGCCCGAGGTCCTGGAGCTCTTCCAGGAGATCGTGGACGGGCGCGGCTGGTCGGGCGTCTTCCCGGTCCGGCACCGGGACGGCCACTACGTGAACCTGGAGTTCCGCACCCACCCGATCTCCGGCCCCGGCGGCAGTCCGCTGGTGCTGGCCGTCGCGTCCGACGTCACGACGCTGCGCCGGATCCAGGCGGACCTCGCCGTCCTGGACGGGTTCTTCACGCAGTCCCCCGTCGGGATGGCCGTGTACGACAGCCGACTGGCCTTCGTCCGGCTGAACGACGCACTGGCCCGGGTCAACGGCCTGCCCGCCGAGGCGCACCTGGGCCACCGCCTCACCGAACTGCTGCCCGGCATCAACGGCGCCGAGAGCGAGGAGGTGATGCGGCAGGTGCTGGAGAGCGGCGATCCGGTCGTGGACGCCCGCTCGCACGGCCGCACCCCCGGCGACCCGACGCACGACCACGCCTGGTCGGCCTCCTACTTCCGGCTGGAGGACCCGGGCGGCGAGGTCCTCGGGGTCAGCTCGACGCTCATCGACATCACCGAACGGTTCCGCGCGGACGCCCGGGCCGCCCGCGCCCAGGAGCGGCTGGCGCTGCTCGTCGACGCCACCGCCTCCATCGGCACCACCCTGGACCTGCGGCAGACCGCCCGGGAGCTGGCCGACGCGATGGTGCCCAGGGTCGCCGACATCAGCGGGGTGTTCGCGCTGGAGGCCCTGGTCGCCGGACGCACCGTGGAGCCGCTCGACCCGTCCGTCCCGCACCTGGTCCGCCGGCTGGCGCTCGCCACCACCGACCCGCTCTACCCCGCCGAGGCACTGCCGGTGGACTCGGTGTACGAGCTGTCGCCGGACTCCCCGTACGGGAGGGCGCTGGCGACCGGGCGGACGGTGGTGACGCCGTCCTGGGAGCTGCCGCCGCTGAGTTCGGCGATCACCGAGAGCCGCCGGCAGGCCTACCTCGGCGACCGGCCCCGCTCGGTGCGGATCACCCCGCTGGTGGCGCGCGGCACCACGCTCGGCATGGTGGTGTACTCCCGGCGCGGCGAGCGGGAGGCGTTCGCCGAGGCGGACATCACGCTCGGTGACGAGCTGGCCTCGCGGGCCGCCGTCGCCATCGACAACGCCCGGCTCTACCTGCGCCAGCACCAGACGGTGCTCGCCCGCCAGCAGGCGCTGCGCGAGGCGAAGGCCGCGCAGGAACGGCTGGCCCTGGTCAACGTCGCCTCGGCGCGGATCGGCACCACCCTCGACCTGGCGCAGACCGCGAAGGAGCTGGCCGAGGTCGCGACGCCCCGGCTGGCCGACACCGTGGTGGTGGAGGTGCTGGACGACCTGGTGCGCGGCGAGCGCGAGGTCCGCGCCCCGGCGGACGGCTCCGCCGTGCTGCGCCGGATGGCGTTCCACTCGGCGCACGGCTCGACGCTGGAGCCGATCGACCGCACCGGCGGGGTGCAGCGGTTCGCGCCCGGCTCGCCGTACGCGTGGAGCCTCGCCCACCGCAAGCCGGTGCTGGTGCCGCGGATGGACGAGGAGGGGATGGCCTGGTTCGCCGACGACCCCGTCCGCACCGCGGCCGCGCGGGAGCAGAACGTCCTCTCGTTCATGGTGGTGCCGCTGATCGCCCGCGGCTCGCCGGTCGGCGTCGCCGCCTTCTACCGGACGGTGGTCGAACGACCGTACGAGGACGACGACCTGGCGCTCGCCGGGGAGCTGGCGGTCCGGGCGGCCGTCTCGATCGACAACGCGCTGCTGTTCACCCGGGAGCGCGACGCGGCCGCCGCCCGCCAGCGCGCCCTGGACGAGGCCTGGGCGGCCCAGCAGCGGCTCTCCCTGCTCAACGAGGCGAGCACCCGGATCGGCACCACGCTCGATCTGCACCGCACCGCCGAGGAGTTGGTGGAGGTGGTGATCCCGCGGTTCGCCGACTTCGTCACCGTCGACCTGCGCGACGCGGTGCTCGGCGGCGAGGACCCGAGCCCGGTACCGGACGACGGCTCCGTCCTGATGCGGGCGGTCGCCGTCGGCGAGGCCAGCCCGGACGGCACCATGGCGGCCGCCGCAGACCAGGTGGGCGCCACCTCGCAGTCCGCCCAGGTGTACGCGCAGAGCCTGCGCACCGGCCGGTCGATCCTGGTCTCGGAGGTGGACGAGACGGCACTGCGCGGGATCGTGGCCGCGCCGGACCGGGTGCAGCCGGGCCTGGACGCCGGGGTGCACTCCTATCTGATGGTGCCGCTGCTGGCCCGCGGGATGGTGCTGGGCGGCGCGGAGTTCCTGCGGACGAGGAACCCGGTGCCGTACGGGCCGGCGGACCGCGCCCTCGCCGAGGAGCTGGCCGCGCGGACGGCGCTCGCGATGGACAACGCCCGGCTCTACCGCCGCGAACGGGACACCGCGCTCACCCTGCAGCGCAGCCTCCTGCCGCAGGAGATCCACCGCGCGATCGGCCTGGAGATCGCCTACCGCTACCTGCCCAGCAGCGTGGTCAGCGAGGTCGGCGGCGACTGGTTCGACATCGTCCCGCTCTCCTCCGGCCGGGTCGCGCTGGTGGTCGGCGACGTGATGGGCCACGGCATCCGGGCCGCCGCCACGATGGGCCAGCTGCGCACCGTGGCACGGACGTTGATCACCCTCGACCTCGACCCGGAACGGGTGATGCACCGGCTCGACGAGGCCACCGCGGAGATCGGCGAGGGCCAGTTCGCCACCTGCGTCTGCGTGATCTACGACCCGGTGGACCGGCGCTGCACCGCCGCCTGCGCGGGCCACCTGCCGCCGGTGGTGGCCGACGCCGACGGCCGGGCCCAGCTGGTCGAACTGCCCCCGGGCGCACCGCTCGGCGTCGGCGGGGTCCCCTTCGAGAGCATCGAGTTCACGCTCCCGGAGGACGGCATCCTGGCGCTCTACACGGACGGCCTGGTCGAGCGCCGGGGCCGCGACCTCGACGAGGGCCTGGACCTGCTCTGCCGGACCGTCGGCGACCGGCACCGCACGCTGGAGCAGACCTGCGACGCCGTGCTCGCCCAACTCACCGGCCGCACCAGCGAGGACGACATCGCGATCATCCTGGCCCAGGCCCGGCCGACCGGCACCGACCGGATCGCCACCCTCTCGCTCAGCGACGACCACGCGATGGTCGCGCACTCCCGCCGCTTCACCCGGGAGACGCTGACCGGCTGGGGCCTGGGCGCGCTCGCCGACTGGACCGAACTGCTCACCAGCGAGCTGATCACCAACGCGCTGGTGCACGCCGGATCCCCCGTCCAGCTGCGGCTGTTCCACAACCGGGTGCTCACCGTGGAGGTCGCCGACCGGGACAGCGAGTCGCCGCGGATCCGCCGCGCCCAGGAGGAGGACGAGGGCGGGCGCGGCATGCACCTGGTCAACGAACTCGCGCACCGCTGGGGCACCCGCCGCACCCGGGAGGGCAAGGTGGTCTGGTTCGAGCTGGAGCTGCCGCCGGGCAGCCGGCCCTGGTAG
- a CDS encoding nuclear transport factor 2 family protein has protein sequence MNRAVVNQLDPRTVVERYVTAIAEGDLPTAAASFAEDATWSYPGDLPLSGVWRGRTAILDDFLGSVGTLFAPGTPLEVTLTGLLADGPQVVAEWTARGTAANGAAYHNRCLGVFTVENGLITAVREYLDTDHAARTLFAPAAG, from the coding sequence GTGAACCGAGCCGTCGTGAACCAGCTGGACCCCCGCACCGTCGTGGAGCGCTACGTCACCGCCATCGCCGAGGGCGACCTGCCCACCGCGGCGGCCTCGTTCGCCGAGGACGCCACCTGGTCCTACCCGGGCGACCTGCCGCTGTCCGGGGTCTGGCGCGGCCGGACCGCCATCCTCGACGACTTCCTCGGCTCGGTGGGCACGCTGTTCGCGCCCGGCACCCCCCTGGAGGTGACGCTGACCGGTCTGCTCGCCGACGGCCCGCAGGTGGTCGCCGAGTGGACCGCGCGGGGGACGGCGGCCAACGGCGCCGCCTACCACAACCGGTGCCTGGGCGTCTTCACCGTCGAGAACGGCCTGATCACCGCCGTCCGCGAGTACCTCGACACCGACCACGCGGCGCGCACGCTCTTCGCGCCCGCGGCCGGCTGA
- a CDS encoding S-adenosylmethionine:tRNA ribosyltransferase-isomerase, whose amino-acid sequence MTAAAVPGIDVTVPPELSARAPAEARGTARDGVRMLVGRRSGPAVGHRRFTELPEVLRPGDLLVVNNSATLPAALPGRLADGTPVALHLSSARPDRRGAFRVELRRPAPGAAAAFWPPEESPGRPGLRVALPGGAAADLVEAFTPRLWHARLALPEPLVAYLGRHGKAIRYGYVDRDWPIEAYQTVFATVPGSSEMPSAARPFTAGVVARLAGRGVLVAPITLHTGVASPEAHEAPYAEWFRVPAATARLVGHVRAGGGRVIAVGTTAVRALESAVGPDGSVREAEGWTELVVTPERGVRAVDGLLTGWHEPRASHLLMLAAVAGRPLLERCYAAAVHERYLWHEFGDVNLLLPD is encoded by the coding sequence ATGACCGCCGCCGCGGTCCCCGGGATCGACGTCACCGTCCCGCCCGAACTCTCCGCCCGGGCCCCGGCGGAGGCGCGCGGCACCGCCCGCGACGGCGTGCGGATGCTGGTCGGCCGCCGGAGCGGGCCGGCCGTCGGGCACCGCCGCTTCACCGAGCTCCCCGAGGTGCTGCGCCCCGGGGACCTCCTGGTGGTGAACAACTCGGCGACCCTGCCCGCCGCGCTGCCCGGCCGGCTGGCCGACGGCACCCCCGTGGCGCTGCACCTCTCCTCGGCCCGGCCGGACCGGCGCGGGGCCTTCCGGGTCGAGCTGCGCCGCCCCGCCCCCGGCGCGGCGGCCGCCTTCTGGCCACCGGAGGAGTCCCCGGGCCGGCCGGGGCTGCGGGTGGCGCTGCCGGGCGGCGCCGCGGCCGACCTGGTCGAGGCGTTCACGCCCCGGCTCTGGCACGCCCGACTCGCCCTGCCCGAACCGCTGGTGGCCTACCTGGGCCGCCACGGCAAGGCGATCCGGTACGGCTACGTGGACCGGGACTGGCCGATCGAGGCCTACCAGACGGTCTTCGCCACCGTTCCGGGCAGCAGCGAGATGCCCAGCGCCGCCCGGCCGTTCACCGCCGGGGTGGTGGCCCGGCTGGCCGGGCGGGGCGTGCTGGTCGCGCCGATCACGCTGCACACCGGTGTCGCCTCGCCGGAGGCGCACGAGGCGCCGTACGCCGAGTGGTTCCGGGTACCGGCCGCCACGGCCCGGCTGGTCGGCCACGTCCGGGCCGGTGGCGGGCGGGTGATCGCGGTCGGCACCACCGCCGTCCGGGCCCTGGAGTCGGCGGTCGGGCCGGACGGGAGCGTCCGGGAGGCCGAGGGCTGGACCGAACTGGTGGTCACCCCCGAGCGCGGGGTGCGCGCGGTGGACGGCCTGCTCACCGGCTGGCACGAGCCCCGCGCGTCCCATCTGCTGATGCTCGCCGCGGTGGCCGGCCGGCCGCTGCTCGAACGCTGCTACGCGGCGGCCGTCCACGAGCGCTACCTGTGGCACGAGTTCGGCGACGTCAACCTACTGCTGCCGGACTAG
- a CDS encoding SDR family NAD(P)-dependent oxidoreductase: MNAPQHTAGSAAPVAVVTGASRGLGRALARALAADGWQLVITARDAAELSAVEAELAAVTTVVAPAGSVVDDGHRARLAEAAAGLGGARLLVNNAGTLNGSDTTDVPLPRLADVPLPDLLETFEVNALAPIALTQLVLPQLRRHGGAVLNISSDAAVEAYPGWGGYGASKAALDQASAVLAREEEAVRVWAVDPGSMRTRMYQDACPGEDISGEPLPETVVPALLALVGGSRPSGRYRAAHLPAGARAAR, translated from the coding sequence ATGAACGCACCTCAGCACACCGCAGGATCCGCCGCCCCCGTCGCCGTGGTCACCGGTGCCTCGCGCGGCCTCGGCCGGGCGCTGGCCCGGGCGCTCGCCGCCGACGGCTGGCAGCTGGTGATCACCGCCCGCGACGCGGCCGAACTCTCCGCCGTCGAGGCCGAACTGGCCGCCGTCACCACGGTGGTCGCGCCGGCCGGCTCGGTCGTCGACGACGGCCACCGGGCCCGCCTCGCCGAGGCGGCCGCCGGCCTCGGCGGAGCACGGCTCCTGGTCAACAACGCCGGCACGCTCAACGGCTCCGACACGACCGACGTCCCGCTGCCCCGCCTCGCCGACGTCCCGCTGCCCGATCTGCTGGAGACCTTCGAGGTCAACGCCCTGGCGCCGATCGCGCTCACCCAGCTCGTGCTGCCCCAGCTGCGCCGGCACGGCGGGGCCGTCCTGAACATCAGCTCGGACGCGGCCGTCGAGGCCTACCCCGGGTGGGGCGGCTACGGCGCCAGCAAGGCGGCACTGGACCAGGCCTCCGCCGTGCTGGCCCGGGAGGAGGAGGCGGTGCGGGTCTGGGCGGTGGACCCGGGCAGCATGCGCACCCGGATGTACCAGGACGCCTGCCCGGGCGAGGACATCTCCGGCGAGCCGCTCCCCGAGACCGTGGTGCCCGCGCTGCTCGCCCTGGTGGGCGGCAGCCGGCCCTCCGGCCGCTACCGTGCCGCGCACCTCCCGGCAGGTGCGCGGGCCGCGCGATGA